A region from the Candidatus Sysuiplasma acidicola genome encodes:
- a CDS encoding adenylosuccinate lyase: MCDLKMNVCPIDYRYGRAEMLSLFEEEARLRVMLNVESALAQSQSKYGIIPKEAAKDIDKAVTGGKVKLETVREIERDIGHDVMAVVKALSEVAGRGAPYVHFGATSNDIIDTSTALQLRDAIRIIKSDIVDLETVIADRALAEKDTIMLGRTHGQAALPITLGFKFSVYLMELDRQLERIDECEKRVVVGKMSGAVGTGASFGKSFFNIQEDIMERLDMSLEQASGQIVGRDRYAEMVSVLSNAVTTCERMATEVRNLQRTEIDEVEEYFDSSRQVGSSTMAQKRNPVKAENICGLARIVRAFTTPSFENMILWHERDLTNSSAERIIIPHVLVLTDDILVKTKDLFAKLQLKRENMLRNLERAKGLIMAERVMLHMAEKIGRQEAHEAVRAAAMKSVESGISFKDALLLAENIAKAMTPEELDELLDATTYTGHAAEIAERAVKQIKNKRALHTAST, translated from the coding sequence ATATGTGATTTGAAGATGAACGTCTGCCCGATCGATTACAGGTATGGCAGAGCAGAAATGCTCTCACTCTTCGAGGAGGAGGCCAGACTGAGGGTTATGCTGAATGTTGAGTCTGCACTGGCGCAATCACAGTCCAAATATGGCATAATCCCGAAGGAGGCAGCCAAGGACATAGATAAGGCGGTTACGGGCGGCAAAGTTAAACTGGAAACCGTGCGCGAAATCGAAAGGGACATCGGCCACGATGTCATGGCTGTGGTCAAGGCGCTGAGCGAAGTTGCAGGCAGAGGTGCCCCTTACGTGCATTTCGGCGCAACATCCAACGACATCATAGACACTTCAACCGCTCTGCAGCTCAGGGATGCCATTCGTATAATTAAGTCAGATATTGTAGACCTCGAAACAGTCATAGCAGACAGGGCACTGGCGGAAAAAGACACTATCATGCTGGGAAGGACACACGGACAGGCTGCCCTTCCGATAACCCTTGGATTCAAGTTTTCAGTATATCTAATGGAACTCGACAGGCAGCTGGAGAGAATAGATGAATGTGAGAAGAGAGTTGTAGTGGGGAAGATGTCTGGCGCCGTTGGAACCGGTGCATCGTTCGGCAAGAGCTTCTTCAACATACAGGAAGATATTATGGAGCGCCTCGACATGAGCTTAGAGCAGGCGAGCGGCCAGATTGTCGGCAGGGACAGGTATGCTGAAATGGTCAGCGTCCTCTCCAACGCTGTTACTACATGCGAGCGCATGGCGACCGAGGTGAGAAATCTCCAGAGAACGGAAATTGACGAAGTCGAGGAATACTTCGACTCGTCCAGGCAGGTTGGCAGCTCCACCATGGCCCAGAAGCGCAATCCTGTCAAGGCGGAGAACATCTGCGGACTCGCCCGTATTGTCAGAGCGTTTACTACACCTTCGTTCGAAAACATGATACTGTGGCATGAAAGGGATCTCACAAACTCAAGCGCGGAGCGGATAATTATTCCGCACGTGCTCGTGCTCACCGACGACATACTCGTTAAGACAAAGGACCTTTTCGCAAAACTGCAGCTGAAAAGGGAGAACATGCTACGCAACCTGGAAAGGGCCAAAGGGCTAATCATGGCGGAGAGGGTCATGCTGCATATGGCAGAGAAAATCGGAAGGCAGGAGGCTCACGAAGCCGTCAGAGCCGCCGCTATGAAATCGGTCGAAAGCGGAATTTCATTCAAGGATGCGCTGCTTTTAGCGGAAAACATCGCGAAGGCCATGACGCCCGAGGAACTTGACGAACTCCTTGATGCCACTACCTACACTGGTCATGCGGCCGAAATCGCGGAGCGGGCCGTGAAACAGATTAAGAACAAGAGAGCGTTACACACGGCGTCAACATAG